A single window of Methylocella tundrae DNA harbors:
- a CDS encoding aspartate ammonia-lyase produces the protein MTEGCFDRPFEEASEASPTTLALATTRSIELAAVPTRREHDLLGEAEIPADVYWGIHTLRAVENFPITGVPVGHFPELVRALALVKQAAARANRRLGHLASGKAEAIDRACGLIIKDKRFLDQFVVDAVQGGAGTSTNMNANEVIANVALELIGRPRGDYGALHPIDDVNMAQSTNDAYPSALRLAVIFATESLVHALQDLAFAFKAKAVEFGDVLKIGRTQLQDAVPMTLGQEFDAFHVTIKEDVDRLQEAAALFREINLGATAIGTGINTDPRYASLAVAELARLSGQRLTLAANLIEATSDMGAFVLFSGVLKRIAVKLSKICNDLRLLSSGPRAGLGEIRLPAVQAGSSIMPGKVNPVIPEVVSQVAYLVIGHDLTVTMCAEGGQLQLNAFEPTIGYAILTSLRMLTAAIETLDQRCVVGIEADRERCLELVENSIGLVTALGPMLGYETCSHIARRALREGRKVADIVLEEGLMTEAQLGDLLGVENMTQPSPRKASPVFEPKH, from the coding sequence ATGACCGAGGGTTGTTTCGACCGGCCTTTCGAAGAAGCGTCCGAGGCTTCACCGACAACGCTCGCGCTGGCGACGACCCGCTCCATTGAACTCGCCGCTGTTCCGACTCGGCGCGAGCACGACCTTCTTGGGGAAGCCGAGATCCCGGCCGATGTCTATTGGGGCATTCATACGCTGCGAGCTGTCGAAAATTTTCCCATCACAGGCGTGCCTGTCGGGCATTTTCCTGAACTTGTGCGCGCCCTGGCGCTCGTCAAACAGGCGGCCGCGCGCGCCAACCGGCGTCTTGGCCATTTGGCTTCCGGCAAGGCGGAGGCGATCGACCGGGCCTGCGGCCTCATCATCAAGGACAAACGTTTTCTCGACCAGTTCGTCGTCGACGCCGTGCAAGGGGGAGCCGGCACGTCGACCAATATGAACGCGAACGAGGTCATCGCCAATGTCGCTCTCGAACTGATCGGCCGGCCCCGCGGCGACTATGGCGCGCTCCACCCGATCGACGACGTCAACATGGCCCAGTCCACCAATGACGCCTATCCCAGCGCGTTGCGGCTTGCGGTGATCTTCGCCACCGAATCACTCGTCCACGCGCTGCAGGATCTCGCCTTCGCGTTCAAGGCCAAGGCTGTCGAATTCGGCGACGTGCTGAAGATTGGCCGCACCCAGTTGCAGGACGCCGTGCCGATGACGCTCGGCCAGGAATTCGACGCCTTTCATGTGACGATCAAGGAGGACGTCGATCGTCTGCAGGAGGCCGCCGCGCTGTTTCGCGAGATCAATCTCGGCGCGACGGCGATCGGCACAGGCATCAATACCGATCCGCGCTATGCCTCGCTGGCCGTCGCCGAGCTGGCGCGCCTGTCCGGCCAGCGCCTGACCCTCGCCGCCAATCTCATTGAAGCGACGTCGGACATGGGCGCTTTCGTTCTGTTCTCCGGCGTTCTGAAACGCATCGCGGTGAAGCTGTCGAAGATCTGCAACGATCTGCGCCTTCTATCATCCGGCCCGCGCGCGGGTTTGGGTGAAATCCGCCTGCCGGCGGTGCAGGCTGGTTCGTCCATCATGCCGGGCAAGGTCAATCCGGTCATCCCGGAGGTCGTCAGCCAGGTCGCTTACCTCGTCATTGGTCATGACCTGACCGTGACGATGTGCGCGGAAGGCGGCCAGCTTCAGCTCAACGCCTTCGAGCCGACCATTGGCTATGCGATCCTGACCTCGCTGCGAATGTTGACGGCTGCGATCGAAACCTTGGATCAGCGCTGCGTCGTCGGCATCGAGGCGGATCGCGAACGCTGCCTCGAATTGGTCGAGAACAGCATCGGACTTGTCACCGCGCTCGGGCCGATGCTCGGCTATGAGACGTGTTCACATATTGCGCGGCGGGCGCTGCGCGAGGGGCGCAAGGTCGCCGACATTGTTCTCGAAGAAGGCTTGATGACCGAGGCCCAGCTTGGCGATTTGCTGGGCGTCGAAAATATGACGCAGCCCTCGCCGCGCAAAGCCTCGCCCGTGTTCGAGCCGAAGCATTGA
- a CDS encoding Tex family protein encodes MAAAIDRILKTIASEIAARPDQVKVAVDLLDEGATVPFIARYRKEATGGLDDTQLRQLEERLAYLRELETRRAAILESIRAQDKLSEELAGKIAAAATKAELEDIYLPFKPKRRTRAEIARERGLGALADQILANRDCVPAELALAFLTGDVPDVKSALEGARDIVAEAFAENADLVGALRAYLKSKAMLRARVIEGKEEAGAKFSDYFDHSERWATTPSHRALAMLRGRNEETLSLEIEIDADSVAPVKPVEQMIAQHYSISLQGGAADAWLFDVVRFAWRVKLSLHLTLDLMNELRERAEAEAIEVFARNLKDLLLAAPAGPRPTMGLDPGIRTGVKVAVVDATGKLLDTSTIYPFQPRNDVMGAEAELARLIRKHRVELIAIGNGTASRETDRLAGDVIKALPAPQPTKIVVSEAGASVYSASARAAAEMPDLDVSLRGAVSIARRLQDPLAELVKIDPKAIGVGQYQHDVNQTRLARSLDAVVEDAVNAVGVDLNMASAPLLSRVSGLTASLADAIIVHRDQNGAFKSRRDLLAVPRLGPRAFELSAGFLRITNGTEPLDASSVHPEAYGLARKIITSCGRDIRSLMGDSAALKSLDPARFVDERFGLPTVRDILLELEKPGRDPRPEFKTATFAEGVDDISALKPGMMLEGTVTNVANFGAFVDIGVHQDGLVHVSQLADRFIKDPSAVVKAGDVVKVRVVDVDLKRKRIALSMRKDDGSASAIPSSARGAGGDPQVRAQQQRSTRQEKSATQSALGAALSEALRRR; translated from the coding sequence ATGGCTGCTGCAATCGACCGCATTTTGAAGACCATCGCCTCCGAAATCGCCGCTCGGCCGGATCAGGTGAAGGTTGCCGTCGATCTGCTCGATGAAGGCGCAACCGTTCCCTTCATCGCCCGCTACCGCAAGGAGGCGACCGGCGGCCTCGACGACACACAGTTGCGCCAGCTCGAGGAACGGCTTGCCTATTTGCGAGAGCTTGAAACGCGCCGCGCCGCCATCCTTGAATCGATCCGCGCTCAGGACAAATTGAGTGAGGAACTCGCAGGGAAAATCGCCGCGGCCGCCACCAAGGCCGAACTTGAGGACATTTATCTGCCCTTCAAGCCGAAACGCCGCACCCGCGCCGAAATTGCCCGCGAGCGCGGTCTTGGCGCGCTCGCCGACCAGATTCTGGCCAATCGCGATTGCGTTCCGGCGGAGCTTGCGCTGGCTTTCCTGACCGGCGACGTGCCGGACGTGAAATCGGCGCTTGAGGGCGCGCGCGATATTGTGGCCGAAGCTTTCGCCGAGAATGCGGATCTCGTCGGGGCCCTGCGCGCCTATCTCAAAAGCAAGGCCATGCTTCGCGCTCGCGTTATTGAGGGCAAGGAGGAAGCTGGGGCAAAATTCTCGGACTACTTCGATCACAGCGAGCGCTGGGCGACGACGCCGAGCCATCGCGCGCTCGCCATGCTGCGCGGCCGAAACGAGGAGACGCTATCGCTCGAAATCGAGATCGACGCGGATAGCGTCGCGCCGGTGAAGCCGGTCGAACAGATGATCGCGCAGCATTATTCAATATCGCTCCAAGGCGGCGCCGCCGACGCATGGCTGTTCGACGTTGTGCGCTTCGCCTGGCGGGTCAAGCTCTCGCTTCACCTGACGCTCGATCTGATGAACGAACTGCGCGAGCGCGCCGAGGCCGAGGCGATCGAAGTGTTCGCCCGCAATCTGAAAGACCTTCTTCTCGCCGCGCCTGCCGGCCCGCGCCCGACCATGGGCCTTGATCCCGGCATCCGCACCGGCGTCAAGGTCGCCGTCGTCGACGCCACGGGCAAGCTGCTCGACACATCGACGATCTATCCGTTTCAGCCGCGCAACGATGTGATGGGCGCCGAGGCGGAACTGGCGCGTCTGATCCGCAAGCATCGCGTTGAACTGATCGCGATCGGCAACGGTACGGCGAGCCGCGAAACCGACCGTCTCGCCGGCGACGTCATCAAGGCCCTGCCCGCGCCGCAGCCGACCAAGATCGTCGTCAGCGAGGCTGGCGCCTCGGTCTATTCCGCCTCGGCCAGAGCCGCAGCGGAGATGCCTGATCTCGACGTGTCCTTGCGCGGGGCGGTCTCGATCGCGCGGCGCTTGCAGGATCCGCTCGCCGAACTCGTCAAGATAGACCCGAAAGCGATCGGGGTCGGCCAATATCAGCATGACGTCAATCAGACCCGCCTTGCCCGCTCGCTCGACGCCGTCGTCGAGGACGCCGTCAACGCGGTCGGCGTCGATCTCAATATGGCCTCGGCGCCGCTGCTGTCGCGCGTATCCGGCCTCACCGCTTCGCTGGCCGACGCCATCATCGTGCATCGCGATCAGAACGGCGCCTTCAAATCAAGGCGCGATCTTCTGGCGGTGCCGCGCCTCGGGCCCCGCGCTTTCGAACTCAGCGCAGGCTTTTTGCGCATCACGAACGGCACGGAGCCGCTCGACGCCTCTTCCGTCCATCCTGAGGCCTATGGTCTTGCACGGAAAATCATCACCTCGTGCGGACGCGATATTCGCTCGCTGATGGGCGATTCGGCGGCCTTGAAATCGCTCGATCCGGCGCGCTTCGTCGATGAGCGTTTCGGCCTTCCGACCGTGCGCGACATTCTGCTCGAACTTGAAAAGCCCGGCCGCGATCCGCGTCCCGAATTCAAAACGGCGACCTTCGCTGAGGGCGTCGATGACATCAGCGCCTTGAAGCCCGGCATGATGCTCGAAGGAACGGTGACCAATGTCGCCAATTTCGGCGCTTTCGTCGATATCGGCGTGCATCAGGACGGGCTCGTGCATGTGTCACAACTCGCCGATCGCTTCATCAAGGACCCGAGCGCCGTCGTCAAAGCCGGCGACGTCGTAAAAGTGCGCGTCGTCGACGTCGATTTGAAGCGTAAGCGCATCGCGCTTTCCATGCGCAAGGATGACGGCTCCGCTTCGGCCATTCCTAGCTCAGCCAGGGGCGCAGGCGGCGATCCGCAAGTACGGGCGCAGCAGCAAAGATCGACGCGGCAGGAAAAGAGCGCGACCCAGAGCGCGCTAGGCGCGGCTCTAAGCGAGGCTTTGAGGCGCAGATAG
- a CDS encoding IS630 family transposase, with amino-acid sequence MAQTVNVIVSAEDRERLLSIIGDRNRPLKHVQRAKIVVFSAERLPVLEVARRAGVSRPAVWRWQRRYGEQGVDGLLRDKTRKPGRAPLSAKIIAKVLELTCSEPPGEAPSTIAHRDRSAHWTGRAMAKAVGVSLRAVQRLWEAHRLQPHRIRTFKRSSDPKFAEKVEDVVGLYMDPPAHAVVVSIDEKSQIQALDRTQPGLPLKPGKCGTLTHDYKRNGTTTLFAALNILDGTVIGRCMKQHRHQEFIRFLNAVERAVPVGKVIHAILDNYGAHKHPNVVKWLADHPRWTFHFTPTSASWLNAVEGFFSTITRRKIRRGVFKSVADLEDAINRYIKAHNKTSKPFEWTASAPAIFKKLDQVPEPSE; translated from the coding sequence ATGGCTCAAACCGTCAATGTCATAGTCTCAGCCGAAGATCGCGAACGTCTGCTCAGCATCATCGGTGATCGAAACCGGCCGCTCAAGCATGTCCAGCGGGCGAAGATCGTTGTCTTTTCCGCCGAGCGCTTGCCGGTCCTGGAAGTGGCGCGCCGCGCCGGCGTCAGCCGCCCCGCCGTTTGGCGCTGGCAACGGCGATATGGCGAACAAGGCGTCGACGGCCTTTTGCGCGACAAAACACGCAAGCCCGGCAGGGCGCCGCTCTCGGCCAAAATTATCGCCAAGGTATTGGAGCTGACCTGCTCCGAACCGCCGGGGGAAGCCCCCTCCACGATCGCTCATCGCGATCGCTCCGCCCATTGGACCGGCCGCGCCATGGCCAAGGCCGTTGGCGTTTCGCTTCGCGCCGTCCAGCGCCTGTGGGAGGCGCATCGCCTCCAACCGCATCGCATCCGCACATTCAAGCGCTCCAGCGATCCTAAATTCGCCGAGAAGGTCGAGGACGTCGTCGGCCTCTACATGGATCCGCCGGCTCACGCCGTCGTCGTCTCGATCGACGAAAAAAGCCAGATTCAGGCGCTCGACCGGACCCAGCCGGGGTTGCCTCTGAAGCCTGGCAAATGCGGGACCTTGACGCATGATTACAAACGCAACGGCACGACAACGCTCTTTGCCGCACTCAACATCCTTGACGGAACCGTCATCGGGCGCTGCATGAAACAGCATCGGCATCAGGAGTTCATTCGCTTCCTTAACGCCGTAGAGCGCGCCGTGCCGGTCGGAAAGGTCATTCACGCCATCCTCGACAACTACGGCGCACACAAGCATCCCAATGTCGTGAAATGGCTCGCCGACCATCCACGATGGACTTTCCACTTCACGCCGACTTCGGCGTCGTGGCTCAACGCGGTCGAAGGATTTTTCTCGACGATCACGCGCCGAAAAATCCGACGCGGCGTGTTCAAATCAGTCGCCGATCTCGAAGACGCCATCAACCGCTACATCAAGGCGCACAATAAAACATCCAAGCCCTTCGAATGGACCGCCTCAGCTCCCGCCATCTTCAAAAAGCTCGATCAAGTCCCTGAACCTTCCGAATGA
- a CDS encoding rhamnan synthesis F family protein, with protein MIPSILSAHLSKIISRQKDRNEYRLIKREFDRSFYISQYPDTIGSELDPIEHYRTRGWRIGLNPHAGFDTLYYRGSNPDVERANRNPFVHFIRHGRKEGRVPKAPNSRDRNFALDYLIIAPEFDVNYYLSRYPDVRSSNIDPVKHYIFYGWKEGRNPRSDFNTGYYCFCNNDLSFNELNPFRHYIEIGRAEGRQSCADEDREPHLRFMYTSNLTTDLNAVPSLRPCNENDYCLAVPFDFIMTSGTVTRVAAVIHVYYTELLPAIIGYITNVPVPTDLFISTDTIDKKAIITNYLREYLHGKVEVRVFENRGRDIAPFIVGFSDVFERYEYFIHLHTKRSPHGGGPLEGWLEYILLNLLGSERIVKSVFDLFENENVGIVFPQHLFALRGILNWGYDFEMAADLLRRAGFHLDKLHLLEFPSGSMFWGRSAALRPLLDLNIEFAAFPDEAGQVDGTLAHAIERSFLFFAEIAGFRWAKIISKQIAYPIKNTLLESNTREDVSSNLTLTYRPLLLRQLSGITATEKAIKEVRRIIYFPSSNKKTRLNLLVPTINPHQTFGGVSTALKMFDDLERCYNTVADFRIIVTDAAVVSEAGVRFKKYSFRGLSPHDTNSGHVIVEAVERRFEPLTVRSSDIFVATAWWTADLAFEAIDVQKKMFKKSNKLIYLIQDFEPNFYGWSSNWILADNTLRRGDETVAVINSYELCQFLLKEYLFDTIYYIRYKRNGLIRIDGIEERQKIIIFYGRPHVTRNLFEILVDGISLWQQRNPTIAREWRIVSLGEEYSPEALAHVCNVEIGGKLSLEDYSTYLRTASVGISLMLSPHPSYPPLEMAEAGVVTITNSCFGKNLSQWADNIIALDKVTDDTISEAISNAIIRVKANAFPLQQTMKDPNTSTNRHPNVTEYSAKSLGRLLKLE; from the coding sequence ATGATTCCTTCGATTCTTAGCGCGCATCTATCTAAAATAATTTCCCGACAAAAAGATAGAAACGAATATAGACTCATAAAACGGGAATTTGACAGAAGTTTTTATATTTCCCAATACCCCGATACAATCGGGAGCGAACTTGACCCAATCGAGCACTATCGCACGCGAGGCTGGCGCATTGGCCTAAATCCTCATGCGGGCTTCGATACCTTGTACTATAGGGGATCAAATCCGGATGTCGAACGGGCAAATCGAAATCCATTCGTGCATTTCATACGTCACGGGCGCAAAGAAGGTCGGGTGCCTAAAGCTCCAAACTCCCGAGATCGAAATTTCGCGCTGGACTATTTGATCATCGCACCTGAGTTTGACGTAAATTACTATCTTTCACGGTATCCCGACGTAAGGAGTTCAAATATAGACCCGGTTAAGCACTATATTTTCTATGGCTGGAAAGAAGGACGTAACCCGCGGTCAGATTTCAACACAGGTTATTACTGCTTTTGCAATAACGATTTGTCATTTAATGAGCTAAATCCATTCCGCCATTATATAGAAATAGGACGTGCTGAAGGACGCCAATCGTGCGCCGATGAAGATCGAGAACCGCATTTACGCTTCATGTACACGTCAAATTTAACAACAGACTTAAACGCGGTACCGAGCCTTCGTCCTTGCAATGAAAATGATTATTGTTTAGCGGTTCCGTTTGACTTTATTATGACTTCCGGTACAGTAACCCGCGTTGCGGCAGTAATTCATGTGTATTATACGGAGCTTCTTCCTGCCATTATTGGTTACATAACGAATGTGCCGGTACCAACTGATTTGTTCATATCTACGGATACGATTGATAAAAAAGCTATTATAACTAATTATTTGCGAGAATATTTACATGGCAAAGTAGAAGTCCGCGTATTTGAAAATAGAGGTCGGGATATTGCGCCATTCATAGTTGGCTTTTCGGATGTATTTGAACGCTACGAATATTTTATACACCTGCATACAAAGAGATCTCCACATGGAGGGGGGCCGCTAGAGGGATGGTTGGAGTATATTCTTTTAAACTTACTTGGGAGTGAGCGTATAGTTAAAAGTGTATTCGATTTATTTGAAAATGAAAACGTCGGAATTGTTTTCCCTCAGCATCTTTTTGCGCTACGTGGGATTCTTAATTGGGGCTACGACTTCGAGATGGCGGCCGACCTTCTACGGCGAGCCGGTTTTCACCTTGATAAGCTTCATCTTCTAGAATTTCCATCGGGGTCGATGTTTTGGGGCCGATCTGCTGCACTTCGTCCATTGTTGGACTTAAACATAGAGTTTGCTGCGTTTCCGGATGAAGCGGGGCAGGTAGATGGAACTTTGGCACATGCTATTGAGCGTTCATTTCTGTTTTTCGCAGAAATCGCGGGTTTTCGATGGGCAAAGATTATTTCAAAGCAGATCGCTTATCCCATAAAGAATACTTTGCTTGAAAGTAACACACGAGAAGATGTTTCCTCCAATCTTACACTGACTTATCGGCCACTACTATTAAGGCAACTGTCTGGTATTACAGCTACGGAAAAGGCCATCAAAGAGGTTCGCAGGATCATCTATTTCCCTTCTTCAAATAAGAAAACGCGATTGAACTTGTTGGTTCCTACGATAAACCCGCACCAAACCTTTGGGGGCGTTTCAACAGCGCTCAAAATGTTCGATGATCTTGAGAGGTGCTATAATACTGTTGCAGATTTTCGCATCATCGTTACTGACGCCGCAGTTGTCAGCGAGGCTGGGGTGCGCTTCAAAAAATACTCTTTTAGAGGACTATCTCCACATGACACGAACAGCGGGCATGTAATTGTCGAGGCAGTGGAACGGAGGTTCGAACCGCTGACCGTGCGGTCGTCGGATATTTTCGTGGCAACGGCATGGTGGACGGCTGACCTTGCATTTGAGGCAATCGATGTTCAGAAGAAAATGTTTAAAAAGTCTAATAAACTTATCTATTTAATTCAAGATTTCGAACCTAACTTCTATGGATGGAGTTCGAATTGGATTTTGGCGGACAATACATTAAGAAGAGGCGATGAAACTGTAGCTGTAATTAATTCGTATGAGCTATGTCAGTTCCTTTTGAAAGAATATCTGTTTGATACAATTTACTATATTAGATACAAAAGAAATGGATTGATTAGGATTGACGGTATTGAAGAGAGGCAAAAAATAATCATCTTCTACGGCCGTCCACATGTAACGAGGAACTTGTTTGAAATCTTGGTCGATGGGATTAGTCTGTGGCAACAGCGAAATCCCACAATTGCGAGAGAATGGAGAATAGTCTCATTAGGGGAAGAATATTCTCCAGAGGCGCTCGCACATGTTTGTAATGTCGAAATTGGAGGCAAGCTCTCCTTAGAAGACTACAGTACCTATTTGCGCACAGCGTCTGTTGGCATTTCTCTGATGCTGTCGCCACATCCTAGTTACCCTCCATTAGAAATGGCCGAGGCAGGCGTCGTCACGATTACGAATTCCTGTTTCGGCAAAAATCTAAGTCAATGGGCCGACAATATTATTGCCCTGGACAAGGTAACGGATGATACGATTTCAGAGGCCATTAGCAATGCAATCATACGCGTGAAGGCAAACGCGTTCCCGCTTCAGCAGACGATGAAAGATCCAAATACGTCTACTAATAGACACCCCAACGTTACTGAGTATAGTGCTAAGAGTCTCGGCCGGCTGCTTAAGTTGGAATGA
- a CDS encoding methyltransferase domain-containing protein, which produces MTQPSKNPRRDGRFHHHRSHFLYHVDPLTTHGLEIGAFDLPLVEPMEGRCDFADWNTAQYLRDIAKPDTGHNPDFVVPINYNLLEGYDQVPDGYDWVAAAHVIEHVPDIIGWLKQIATKLKPGGILFLIIPDKRYIFDIYRQESTFTDALVAHKSAFKHPSFAQVFDHFYYHAPGLVARDVWIGNSLPGPMLNFANAFSIAEKAELAYEVDAHCWVLTPDSFSALTQSLSNSQMINLRPLDLHPTVFGGLDFSVVLQKPAT; this is translated from the coding sequence ATGACGCAGCCCTCTAAGAACCCCAGGCGCGACGGTAGATTTCACCATCATAGATCACATTTCTTATATCATGTTGATCCCTTAACCACTCATGGTCTCGAAATCGGCGCGTTTGATTTGCCTCTCGTGGAGCCGATGGAAGGGAGATGCGATTTTGCTGATTGGAATACCGCCCAATATCTAAGGGATATAGCTAAGCCTGATACTGGCCATAATCCCGATTTCGTTGTGCCAATCAACTATAACCTTCTCGAAGGATATGATCAAGTCCCTGACGGCTACGATTGGGTCGCTGCGGCTCATGTCATAGAACACGTACCGGACATTATTGGATGGCTCAAGCAAATAGCTACGAAGTTGAAGCCAGGAGGCATCCTGTTCCTAATAATTCCAGATAAACGATATATCTTCGATATTTATAGACAGGAGAGTACTTTCACAGACGCTCTCGTGGCCCACAAATCCGCGTTCAAACATCCTTCGTTCGCGCAAGTGTTCGATCATTTTTACTATCACGCTCCGGGCCTTGTCGCCCGCGACGTCTGGATCGGTAATTCGTTGCCGGGCCCTATGCTAAACTTTGCAAACGCTTTTTCCATCGCTGAAAAGGCTGAACTTGCATATGAGGTGGATGCTCATTGCTGGGTGCTAACCCCCGACAGTTTCTCGGCGCTAACGCAGTCGCTTAGCAATAGCCAGATGATCAACCTGCGGCCCCTCGATCTTCATCCAACTGTATTTGGCGGTCTCGATTTCTCAGTCGTTTTACAAAAGCCTGCAACGTAA
- a CDS encoding class I SAM-dependent methyltransferase: MVESKFERRFPVDQNAIDLFHGHWASKIEEVHPGLTSGALPMFSADRRPSIAAQYLGLVPGSLHGMNILELGPLEGAHTYQLAKLGADRILSIEANSEAFLKCLIVKEILRTPRCRFLLGDCLKFLQINRDQFDMIFCSGILYHMENPFELIKAIAQHTDRVFLWTHYYDPDVPTGAGRKPKVVNCDGLELTLYEHIYGETTNSGQFWGGTMPSASWLEKAGIQRCFEHFGYQFSVHEDNPTQEAGPWITATALRQPTGAHG, translated from the coding sequence TCACGGTCACTGGGCAAGCAAAATCGAGGAGGTTCATCCCGGTCTTACCTCGGGAGCATTGCCTATGTTCAGTGCGGATCGTCGCCCGTCCATCGCCGCCCAATATCTCGGGTTAGTCCCAGGCTCACTGCATGGCATGAACATACTTGAACTTGGGCCGCTCGAAGGTGCCCACACGTATCAATTGGCAAAACTCGGGGCCGATCGAATTCTTTCAATCGAAGCAAACTCGGAGGCCTTCTTGAAATGCCTTATTGTCAAAGAGATTCTACGCACACCGCGTTGCCGATTTCTGCTGGGCGATTGCTTGAAATTCCTTCAGATCAATCGTGATCAGTTTGATATGATTTTCTGCTCCGGCATTCTTTACCATATGGAGAATCCCTTCGAGCTCATCAAAGCGATTGCTCAGCATACAGATCGCGTATTTTTATGGACGCATTATTACGATCCCGACGTGCCTACCGGCGCAGGGCGTAAACCGAAGGTAGTCAATTGCGACGGGCTTGAGCTCACCTTATACGAACACATTTACGGTGAAACTACCAATTCTGGCCAATTCTGGGGCGGCACAATGCCCAGCGCATCGTGGCTCGAGAAAGCGGGGATTCAACGATGCTTCGAACACTTCGGATATCAATTTTCGGTCCATGAGGATAATCCGACCCAAGAGGCTGGTCCTTGGATTACGGCGACAGCATTGCGCCAGCCAACCGGTGCCCACGGCTAA